DNA sequence from the Methanofollis formosanus genome:
GATTTACCATGAAAATGATCCAGAATATCCTCTCTTCATGTTTGCATGAGAGTCTGAACTCTTTATATCACGTTGAAGCCGATACGCAGAGGATAGAAAATTCCTCTGATGGATCGGCCGCCCCCATCGTCGAGATTTCCCTGCCATCTCGCACCGGGGGAAACCCCCGGACCCCCCACGACGAAGATAGCCAAGGGGCGGTGATGGAACGAAGTCTCCACCAGTTCTCCTGTCTTGATAAGAGAGAGAGCACGTGACGAGAAATGTTCATCCCGTATGCTTGAGCCCGAGGCTCATGCCCGATTCTACAAAGCCGATGAATGATGATCGGCCCGCTCCCGTCTCACTCCTATCCTCGGGGTCAGGAATACAGGACGGCGTGATGATCAGAACATGGCGCCGCCCCTCATCACCGGATCTGTTCTGCTATCTCGCGAGAAGATCGGTCTGGGGCGGCATGGAGTGGTTTTCCTGCCCGCTGCCAGATCTACGGAGCGTATCACCCCCTCATCCTCTGGCCGCAGCGCAGAGCCTCCTCGAGAGGGCGAGGAGTTCGCCGGTGTGACGGAGCCCAACGAGCCACCGGTGCGGGATGAACGGGAAACCATAGCAGGCCCCGGCAAGCGCCCCGGCGATCGCCCCCACGGTGTCGGCGTCGCCCCCCAGGTTCACCGCCCGCACCACCGTCTTTTCAAACCCGTCCGAGCCCATGAAGACGGCCACGGCGGCGTGGGTGGCGAGGACGGCATCGAGCGACGGTTCGAGCGGCCACCGGTGGAACTCACCCAGGCGTTCGGCGACCTCGGGGTCCCGGCACCGGTCGAGGGCGTGGGTGAAGGCCCGCACCTTCGGGACGCCCCGGCACATCTCAGAGACCATCTGGTTCACGAAGGCCGAACACTCGCCGGCGACCGGGTCATAGTGGGTGAGCGCAGAGCACGCAAGGCTCACCTCACGCACCGCGCGCGGCGGATAATAGACGCCGAGGGGCGGGGCACGCATCACACTGCCGTTTGTCCTGCTCCCTCTGTTCCGGAGGTGTGCGACGGCCGCAGCCTCTTCGGGAGCGCACCCCTCCCCGACCAGGGTGAAGACCGTCCCGGAGGTGGGCCCGTAAAATTCGGGAGCCTCCTCGAAGGCCCTGATCAGCCTCTCCATGAAGTCCTCGGGCGAGAATCCGCGGCACGATATGAGCGATTCGGCAAGTCCGATGGCCTGGAGCGTGTCGTCGGTGAACTCGCCACTCCGAATATCGTGAATCCCGCCGCCAAGCATCCTGGTAACACGGTTTTCCGGCGGAGGCAGCCCTTCGAGGGGCGCACCCAACGCGTCGCCTACAGCAAGTCCTACGAGGCACCCGGCCGCTCTCGTGAAGTCCAATATAAAGATCACCAATAAACTATATCAATCGGAGAA
Encoded proteins:
- a CDS encoding ADP-ribosylglycohydrolase family protein, encoding MDFTRAAGCLVGLAVGDALGAPLEGLPPPENRVTRMLGGGIHDIRSGEFTDDTLQAIGLAESLISCRGFSPEDFMERLIRAFEEAPEFYGPTSGTVFTLVGEGCAPEEAAAVAHLRNRGSRTNGSVMRAPPLGVYYPPRAVREVSLACSALTHYDPVAGECSAFVNQMVSEMCRGVPKVRAFTHALDRCRDPEVAERLGEFHRWPLEPSLDAVLATHAAVAVFMGSDGFEKTVVRAVNLGGDADTVGAIAGALAGACYGFPFIPHRWLVGLRHTGELLALSRRLCAAARG